DNA sequence from the Acipenser ruthenus chromosome 20, fAciRut3.2 maternal haplotype, whole genome shotgun sequence genome:
TCCAGGGTGTTCCAAGCCACATCAGTCACCAGAAAGTCATCCATGACAGTTTGGGTCTCATTGCTGGTTAAGAACAAGTTTCCCAAGCTTCCAAAACAGCTAGTGATAGTCTGGGTCTCAGTGCTGTTTGACTTCACTTGGCTTTCATGACTGGGGTTACACCGAAGAGCTGGATGAACCACAGTCTGCGTTTCTGTATCAGAGGATTCCATGCTCATGGAAAAACTTGATTGTTTCAGAAAATTGCCCAGTGGTATGTGACTGCTGGTGTCCAAAAGAAAATTTAGGTCAGTTTGTGTCTGGGTGTCAAGCCCCAGATAGTTTGACTGAACTCTGTTACTGTAATTGGGAGCATGATCATCATAGAACAAAAAGTCTGTCTGAGTTTCAATGTCAAGAGATTCCAAGACTGGCTCAGAGTTTAAAGTGCCTAATTCACTTTCCTCGGTTTGAGTCTGTGTGTGAGCTGCATTCAAGAACTCCTCAAAGTCAAAGTCAATTCCCGTATTTTGTTCCTGGACAGACGTCAGGCCCACTTCACAGCGTGTGCTGGCATCCGACAATGGGCCATGGTTGTCCAAGGAGTGACCAGTCATGCTATCTGATAGGATGTTTTCAAGATCGCTGAATAAATTCATTGTTTGAGTTTGATTGTCTGCCACAGGGTGCTGTGGGAGCAAAGATGTCTGTGCACTGAAGCACATAACTTCAACTGATTTCTCATCAAAAAGACTGGGGTTGCTACTGGAGGTCAAATGTCGGTCCACATTCTCTGTTAAGCAGTTGCTTTTTAAACTGGTTTGTGTCGAGACACTGTAAGAGGAGTCATTCTCAAAAATGTCTGCGCACATTATAGCTTGGTCCATTTGCTGCTCTCTGCACTTCGTAGTGCTTAGATTAGTGCTGGTTTGGGTTTCTCTGGTAACAGCAAAGGAGGGATAATAGGTCTGGCCAAAAGCGTCAGTCTGGGCGCCTGTGGAAGAAGTCATTTTGTAGGAAGAGGGAAATGTCTGGGTCTGTACATTGATGGGCAGCAGCACCTGAGCACTAACACTAATATCTGTTTGGGCACAAGATGACACAGATGAATCATTGACGGGGCAAGAAATTGCTGGTGTGGAGCCCTTTGAAAGATATGATATATCGGTCTGAATGTTTGTGGAAATGCTCTTATTTCTATGGCCCATTTCTGCCAAAATGTTATGGTTGGAAGCCATGGCTTCCAGATTCACTTGCACTCCAGTACTGACAGGTTCCAAGGCCAATCTTGACATAGGCATGGTATCTCTGAAGGTCAAAGCTTTTGTGTCCAGAGTTCCCACTGATTGGGGAAGGAGATGCACAGTGCTTATTACAGATCCTTGATTGTCAACTGCCACTACAACTGGCTTGATTGAGTGGTCTGCTGAGGATACAATGATTGGCACATGGGCAAACTTCATCACAGGGACTTTTACCAGGGCTACCCTGGGCTTTGGCAAGAGAAGCTTCTGAATAGTTTTAGTTGGTGTAGGGTTTTGGTTCCCAACATTGGACTGGCAGGGACCACTTGGCGCCACATAAACCTCTGACAGCTCTTGTTCTATGCTGACAATTTGAAACATCTGTTCgttgggtttttgttttggtGCTCCACCTAACGACCCTTCCATCTTCCTCTTTTTAACTGGTGgatatctacaaaaaaaaaaatacagaaatacagggTTTAACCTACAACAGTACATATATGTTTTCTTTAACCATGTAAAGCCAGTTCCAAATATGTGGCCAGTGAAAGTCATGATTTACTATACTTGTtccggttaaaaaaaaaaaatccaaaatccaaGTTGGACTATAAATTACTTTACTTTTCCAAGCAGGGGTTTATCACTGGCTTGACATAGCAAGAATTTCAACAAGATTAAGTGGGGTTACTACAGTCGACCTCAGCTTAAAGCAAAGATgaaaaatggaaatggaaaaaagATCTGCATGTCTAGAGGTTGAACCAATGTGGTCCTGAAATGTTTAATACTGCAAGTACTGGACACCACCTGCAATGAAACTTGCGAGAATAACAGCATACAGCCGTGTACCAACAATCAAGGCACTATGTCAAAGCATGTAACTTATATAATTCATAAGGCTAGAGGTGGCATGAAAGGGGTAAGGAACTTCAGTAAGAAAATCCAAGAAAACAGCTGTGTATCAAACATTAAATGCAAGTGTCTTTATGCAAAAGAACTTTACAAAAAAcgcatgacctcaatatggcagccatattgggtTACATGTCAATGTCATGGAAACCAACACTGAGCATTCAGGGTTTATGTAACTGTAAATATaaagtcactacctcaaatggtTCCTGAGAAGTCTTTGACACTGTGCACAAAAGGGTTAATTTGTTTCTTGTACGACACCTACAATCAAACTTGGCCAGGAGAATCACTGAACACAGCCATTTACTGAGTATGAAagcaatatctcaaagcgttagGTCCTTAGTGTCAGGAAACCAAACAGGTCAGAGGAACCCAACATGGCAGTAATCTTAAGTCACAGGACAAAGTCAAGTTAGCCGTTAGTATGTATGTGAAAAAACTGTCAATGCTACAGAAGTACTGTACGTAATAGAGACTGTTCTCTCCAATGTGTGAAGTAAGAAAAAccatgggacacagcaaaggtaacactGCATTTATTGTAAACACTTGAAATCTTCTACAACCTTTTGGTGCTCAAAGAAACAAGGGGTTAATATGTATTCATTAGACTGACCCAGACACATGACTTTCAGACCAAAGACAACAGGAGGAAAAGCCTTGTTACACTGACCTGTGTTCTACAGGGATCTCATGCCCTGTCCTGTAGATATGTGACAACAATGCTGCCCTGCAGGCATAGGGGCATCCACATGTGCACTGGTACGTCTTCCCACAGTCCTCCGAATGCCGCTTCAAGTCCCACTCAGTGCTATAAGAGTTACTGCATTTGgcacatttgtatttcttttcagcGTGCATCTTCATAAAGTGCTGCCAAAAGGAGATTACATGTGAATGCAAGGATACAGAAATCATAACATAACTTATGGTTGGTGTTATACAagaagtaaaatgtttttcagCTACAGtgtaataaaaaaggaaaacaaatatttacaagAATAAGTATATTCATAAATAGTATAGGTATACCTAGCTAGTAAGAATTATACTGAAAGCAATACATTTTGATCACTTAACCAAACTGAAAAATCTTGCAATACGGTGCTTGAAAAACCCAATATGCAATTCATTAAGCCAAACTAGATAATTGGCTAAGAAATTTAGATTTGCGTAGCAaaaattttattaaaaacaaattgctggTGCTGAGAACTTGAATTGAAAAATTatcctgaaaaatatatatatatatatatatatatatatatatattcttggtGAACAGTCTTACTCTGATTATATTTTAAAGACTTTACACAGACTACAAGCTCTGGTTATAGCATTTGTTTGGCATAACCATAATCTAACCCAAGTGTTTATCCTGAAAACAATACCAGTTGCACAGCAGTGTTACAGCTTCTTTTGTAGAACTATACAGTACAGTTTTTAAATACCTGTTTAACCAGAGAAAACTGTGAGAAAGGTCTGTTTGGTCCTCTTGGGCATCCTTCCATTGGACAGCAGTAAAGTTTCTGTGATGCAATTATATCTTTCTTCTTTCGCACAGTTGGATTGACCATGCCGTCCTGGAACACAATTATTGGGGAAGCAAGTTATCAGAAATGTGCATggataaaacaatacatattattgttaacaattaattatat
Encoded proteins:
- the LOC117425337 gene encoding ATM interactor-like, encoding MADTAPSCRGAHPQRNNTTNIKPNNSQSNSQEPSQPWEMIKPSITELTKEVRTNILCTVEGCGKILPNTPALNMHLVKSHRIQDGMVNPTVRKKKDIIASQKLYCCPMEGCPRGPNRPFSQFSLVKQHFMKMHAEKKYKCAKCSNSYSTEWDLKRHSEDCGKTYQCTCGCPYACRAALLSHIYRTGHEIPVEHRYPPVKKRKMEGSLGGAPKQKPNEQMFQIVSIEQELSEVYVAPSGPCQSNVGNQNPTPTKTIQKLLLPKPRVALVKVPVMKFAHVPIIVSSADHSIKPVVVAVDNQGSVISTVHLLPQSVGTLDTKALTFRDTMPMSRLALEPVSTGVQVNLEAMASNHNILAEMGHRNKSISTNIQTDISYLSKGSTPAISCPVNDSSVSSCAQTDISVSAQVLLPINVQTQTFPSSYKMTSSTGAQTDAFGQTYYPSFAVTRETQTSTNLSTTKCREQQMDQAIMCADIFENDSSYSVSTQTSLKSNCLTENVDRHLTSSSNPSLFDEKSVEVMCFSAQTSLLPQHPVADNQTQTMNLFSDLENILSDSMTGHSLDNHGPLSDASTRCEVGLTSVQEQNTGIDFDFEEFLNAAHTQTQTEESELGTLNSEPVLESLDIETQTDFLFYDDHAPNYSNRVQSNYLGLDTQTQTDLNFLLDTSSHIPLGNFLKQSSFSMSMESSDTETQTVVHPALRCNPSHESQVKSNSTETQTITSCFGSLGNLFLTSNETQTVMDDFLVTDVAWNTLESHFSSVETQTCEELSSLFHHSDKINNLI